From Enoplosus armatus isolate fEnoArm2 chromosome 23, fEnoArm2.hap1, whole genome shotgun sequence, a single genomic window includes:
- the LOC139306176 gene encoding astrocytic phosphoprotein PEA-15, translated as MAEYSSLLSDLSENITNEDLEQLKSACKEDIPEDQSNNITSSKEWFSYLEKNDKLAQDNLSYIEHIFEISRRPDLLTRVIEYRTTVLKISEDDEIDTKLTRIPSAKKYKDIIRQPSEDEIIKLAPPPKKV; from the exons ATGGCGGAGTACAGCTCTCTGCTCAGCGACCTGTCTGAAAACATCACCAACGAAGACTTGGAGCAGCTCAAGTCGGCCTGCAAGGAGGACATCCCCGAGGACCAGAGCAACAACATCACCTCCTCCAAGGAGTGGTTCAGCTACCTGGAGAAGAACGACAAGCTGGCCCAAG ATAATCTATCGTACATCGAGCACATCTTCGAGATTTCGCGGCGACCAGACCTGCTGACGAGGGTGATTGAGTATCGCACCACCGTGCTCAAGATCTCTGAGGATGACGAGATCGACACCAAGCTCACACGCATCCCCTCAGCCAAGAAATACAAAG ACATCATCCGCCAGCCCTCTGAAGATGAGATCATCAAGTTGGCCCCTCCCCCTAAAAAAGTGTGA